A single genomic interval of Syntrophobotulus glycolicus DSM 8271 harbors:
- a CDS encoding nitroreductase family protein, whose product MIKDLIARNRTFRRFDQDAKISREILEELIELARLSSSGGNLQPLKYILSCDQDKNDLIFPYLKWAGYFTDWDGPVEGERPSAYVIMVADKEISSNYFWDHGIACQSILLGACEKGLGGCMFGSVDRVGLRNALKIPDRYEIILAIALGKPKEIVVLEEATDSKNIKYWRDEKAVHHVPKRKLQDILLN is encoded by the coding sequence ATGATTAAGGATCTTATCGCCAGAAATCGGACGTTTCGAAGATTTGATCAGGATGCAAAGATTAGCAGGGAAATCTTAGAGGAGTTGATTGAGCTGGCCCGTCTTTCTTCCTCGGGCGGCAATCTGCAACCGCTGAAATATATCCTTTCCTGTGATCAGGATAAAAATGATCTGATATTTCCCTATTTGAAATGGGCAGGGTATTTCACAGACTGGGATGGGCCGGTTGAAGGGGAAAGGCCTTCCGCATACGTGATCATGGTAGCCGATAAAGAGATCAGCAGCAACTATTTCTGGGACCACGGGATTGCCTGCCAAAGTATTCTTTTAGGAGCCTGCGAAAAAGGCCTGGGAGGCTGTATGTTCGGTTCCGTCGATAGAGTTGGCTTGAGAAACGCTCTGAAGATTCCTGACAGGTATGAAATAATTTTAGCCATAGCCTTGGGAAAACCGAAAGAAATTGTGGTCTTAGAGGAAGCAACAGATTCTAAAAACATAAAATATTGGCGGGATGAAAAAGCAGTTCATCACGTACCAAAGAGGAAACTGCAAGACATTCTATTAAATTGA
- a CDS encoding pyruvate kinase alpha/beta domain-containing protein — MEKKVVYFETISADNTEITFSLVKDALKETGIKKIVLASTTGATALKAAEYFRGQDVQLIVIPHQYDFKRPQNPFSQERVKTLQEAGHQVHFGTMLFHTNELYGSTAPTIIANLLRSFSQGVKVGFEIVLMAADAGLAVPGEKVIAIAGTARGSDTALIMQAASSQNPSRLRVNEIICKPLNPLNTEK, encoded by the coding sequence ATGGAAAAAAAGGTTGTGTACTTTGAAACCATCAGTGCTGATAATACGGAGATTACTTTTTCTCTGGTCAAAGACGCATTAAAAGAGACCGGGATCAAAAAAATCGTCCTGGCCTCAACTACGGGCGCGACTGCCCTGAAAGCCGCGGAGTACTTTCGCGGTCAGGATGTTCAACTCATCGTCATTCCGCACCAGTACGATTTTAAAAGACCGCAGAATCCCTTTTCGCAGGAACGGGTTAAAACGCTTCAAGAAGCCGGCCATCAGGTGCATTTTGGCACCATGCTTTTCCACACCAATGAGTTGTACGGATCTACGGCTCCGACAATCATTGCCAACCTGCTGCGCTCTTTCAGCCAGGGGGTAAAGGTGGGCTTTGAAATCGTTCTTATGGCTGCGGATGCCGGTCTGGCCGTTCCAGGAGAGAAAGTTATTGCGATAGCAGGGACGGCACGCGGATCGGATACCGCTCTGATTATGCAGGCGGCTTCTTCCCAGAACCCCAGCAGGCTTCGCGTCAATGAGATCATCTGCAAACCGCTCAATCCATTAAACACAGAGAAATAA